A genomic window from Companilactobacillus alimentarius DSM 20249 includes:
- a CDS encoding zinc-binding dehydrogenase: MKKAVFERVGEVKIEDVDKPTIQKPDDVIIKVIRACVCGSDLWAYRGLEDKAKHSENDGHEAIGIVEEVGSDITTVKVGDFVIAPFTHGCGHCPACLAGFDGDCQSHTDNFSNGNQGEYIRFQHGQWALIKVPGKPSDYSEGMLKSLLTLADVTATGYHAARVSHVKSGDTVVVMGDGAVGLCGIISAKLLGAKKIISTSRHPDRQALAEKFGATDNVSERGDQGVKKILALTNGFGADAVLECVGTELSTKTALQVGRPGAIIGRVGLPHTGNMDITTPFANNITIAGGPASVSTYDKQRLLKAVLDGEINPGLVFTKSFKLDDINSAYQEMRDRKVIKSYVVVSD, translated from the coding sequence ATGAAAAAAGCTGTTTTCGAACGTGTCGGTGAAGTAAAAATCGAGGATGTGGACAAACCTACGATCCAAAAGCCTGACGACGTCATCATAAAAGTTATTCGTGCTTGTGTTTGTGGTTCCGATCTTTGGGCTTATCGTGGTTTAGAGGATAAGGCAAAACATTCAGAAAACGACGGTCACGAAGCAATTGGAATTGTCGAAGAGGTCGGCTCAGATATCACCACTGTCAAGGTTGGCGATTTTGTGATTGCTCCATTTACTCATGGATGTGGACATTGCCCTGCTTGTCTAGCTGGATTTGATGGCGATTGTCAATCACACACTGATAATTTCAGTAATGGAAATCAAGGCGAATATATCAGATTCCAACACGGACAATGGGCTTTGATCAAGGTACCTGGCAAACCCAGCGATTATAGTGAAGGCATGCTCAAATCATTGTTGACCTTAGCTGATGTTACAGCTACTGGTTATCATGCAGCTAGAGTCAGTCATGTCAAAAGTGGTGACACAGTCGTCGTCATGGGCGATGGTGCTGTAGGACTTTGTGGTATTATTTCTGCAAAATTGCTTGGTGCTAAAAAGATTATTTCAACTAGCCGCCATCCTGACCGTCAAGCTTTAGCTGAGAAATTTGGTGCTACAGATAATGTTTCTGAACGTGGCGATCAAGGTGTTAAGAAAATACTTGCTTTGACCAACGGATTTGGTGCCGATGCCGTTTTGGAATGTGTTGGAACTGAATTATCAACTAAAACCGCTCTACAAGTTGGACGTCCCGGAGCAATTATCGGTAGGGTTGGCTTGCCACACACAGGGAATATGGACATAACTACTCCATTTGCTAACAACATTACTATTGCTGGTGGACCCGCATCCGTTTCAACCTACGATAAACAACGTTTATTAAAGGCTGTTTTAGACGGTGAAATCAATCCCGGACTAGTCTTTACTAAGAGTTTCAAATTAGATGACATTAATAGTGCTTATCAAGAAATGAGAGATCGAAAAGTTATTAAGTCCTATGTTGTCGTTAGTGATTAA
- a CDS encoding fumarylacetoacetate hydrolase family protein — MKLAMYHNQVVVINSDNIQPVKGFNNLQEMLPHLNEEINLGQKESLPDSNDFSLPIQKPQQIFAVGFNYRDHMNELHTSAPKVPNIFTKFVSSLTGPNPTVKIPSPQTDWETELVIVIGDGGRNIKLTDTSKHIAGYMVGQDLSDRQLQFANSNPQFSLAKSYQNFSPIGPWLTTPDEIPDLTSLTITTEVNGQEKQHSQLGNLIFNPEKLVNYLSSITELFPGDLIFTGTPGGVGFGRNPKEFLQSGDQLVSKIDQLGQLTINMQ, encoded by the coding sequence ATGAAATTAGCAATGTACCATAATCAAGTTGTCGTTATCAATTCTGACAACATTCAACCAGTCAAAGGTTTTAATAATTTACAGGAAATGCTTCCCCATTTAAACGAAGAAATAAATTTGGGTCAAAAAGAAAGCCTACCTGACTCAAATGACTTCTCACTACCTATTCAAAAACCTCAACAGATTTTTGCGGTGGGATTCAACTATCGCGACCACATGAATGAGCTGCACACTTCAGCTCCCAAGGTACCAAATATCTTTACTAAATTTGTCAGTTCATTAACCGGACCTAATCCTACCGTCAAGATTCCTAGTCCCCAAACCGACTGGGAAACCGAATTAGTCATCGTAATTGGCGATGGTGGTCGCAATATCAAATTAACCGATACCTCAAAACATATTGCTGGATATATGGTCGGTCAAGACTTATCCGACCGTCAACTCCAATTTGCCAATTCGAATCCACAATTTTCCCTAGCTAAGTCTTATCAAAACTTCTCACCTATCGGACCTTGGTTGACAACTCCTGATGAGATTCCAGATCTAACTTCATTAACTATTACTACAGAAGTCAACGGTCAAGAAAAACAACACAGCCAGTTGGGTAATCTAATTTTTAACCCTGAGAAACTTGTTAATTATTTATCAAGTATCACAGAATTATTCCCAGGAGATTTAATCTTTACAGGTACTCCAGGTGGAGTAGGATTCGGTCGAAACCCCAAGGAATTCCTACAATCTGGCGATCAACTAGTCAGCAAGATTGATCAATTGGGACAACTAACTATCAATATGCAATGA
- a CDS encoding NADH-dependent flavin oxidoreductase, translating to MTDYNFLKPYTFEKKGITVKNRIVIPPMTEEMSFSNGEVTADELRYYHIHSGGAGIFITGVANVNALGKGFEGELSAEDDKFIPSLTKLASAIHKDGTKAILQIFSAGRMSSTAVLRGQQPVSASAVKATRKNSETPRALSEAEVEQTIKDFGAATKRAIQAGFDGVEIHGANTYLIQQFFSPHSNRRTDKWGGSLEKRMAFPLAVVDEVQKAIDKYADRPFLMGYRISPEEIEEPGIRFDDTLKLVDALKEKPLDYLHVSMGNVWRKSLNDKTITTPLNLTIKKHIGELPLIGVGDIQSPADAKKVLDEGIDFAALGREMLREPHWVQKVIAGDEDAIRYTIAPADHEELGLVGTFWEFLLQGFHDGLQLSSEPHTLEDRQKFNATLDHIFGGGK from the coding sequence ATGACAGATTATAATTTTTTGAAACCATATACTTTTGAAAAAAAGGGAATTACGGTTAAAAATCGGATTGTTATACCACCAATGACTGAGGAAATGAGCTTTTCCAATGGAGAAGTAACGGCTGATGAATTGCGTTACTATCATATTCACAGTGGTGGAGCTGGTATATTTATTACGGGTGTTGCAAATGTTAATGCTTTAGGAAAAGGTTTTGAGGGTGAACTTAGTGCTGAGGACGATAAGTTTATTCCTAGCCTGACAAAATTAGCTTCTGCAATTCACAAAGATGGGACAAAGGCTATTTTGCAGATTTTTAGTGCAGGGAGAATGTCTTCAACAGCTGTTCTACGGGGACAACAGCCAGTCAGTGCTAGTGCTGTTAAGGCGACCCGAAAGAATTCAGAAACTCCACGTGCTTTAAGTGAAGCTGAGGTTGAACAAACTATTAAAGACTTTGGCGCAGCAACTAAGCGTGCGATTCAAGCGGGGTTTGATGGTGTTGAAATTCACGGAGCTAATACGTATCTGATTCAACAATTCTTCTCACCGCATTCTAATCGTCGGACTGATAAGTGGGGCGGCAGTCTTGAGAAGCGGATGGCTTTTCCTTTAGCAGTCGTTGATGAAGTTCAAAAGGCAATTGATAAATATGCTGACAGACCATTCTTGATGGGATATCGTATTTCACCAGAGGAAATTGAAGAGCCAGGTATTAGATTCGATGATACATTGAAATTAGTCGATGCCTTGAAAGAGAAACCTTTGGATTATCTTCATGTTTCTATGGGAAATGTCTGGAGAAAGTCGTTGAATGATAAGACAATTACGACACCGTTGAATTTGACAATTAAAAAACATATTGGAGAGCTTCCCCTAATTGGTGTCGGCGATATTCAAAGTCCGGCAGACGCTAAAAAGGTTCTTGATGAAGGAATTGATTTTGCTGCTTTAGGTCGAGAAATGTTGCGTGAACCACATTGGGTTCAAAAAGTTATTGCGGGCGATGAGGACGCTATTCGTTATACGATTGCACCAGCTGATCATGAGGAACTTGGTTTAGTTGGAACATTCTGGGAATTTCTATTACAAGGATTCCACGATGGTTTGCAGTTGAGCAGTGAACCGCATACTCTAGAAGATCGTCAAAAGTTTAATGCCACTTTGGATCATATTTTTGGTGGCGGTAAGTAA